A single genomic interval of Adhaeribacter pallidiroseus harbors:
- a CDS encoding DUF1835 domain-containing protein gives MLHILNGDATAAIFRQTGIPGKLLVWREILSEGPIGGHALPADFWQARQHYLTQTYQEDAVSCFIKVTAEVKLLATYPQHDAVVLWFEHDLLCQVNLSYILHWFAQHDSESTPLSLVCIGEHPDKPNFKGLGELVPFNLRPCFQLAKYFR, from the coding sequence ATGCTCCACATCTTAAACGGCGATGCTACGGCGGCCATTTTCCGGCAAACTGGTATACCCGGAAAGTTACTGGTCTGGCGGGAAATTCTTTCGGAGGGCCCCATTGGTGGCCATGCGTTACCCGCGGATTTCTGGCAGGCTCGTCAGCATTATCTCACTCAAACGTATCAGGAAGACGCTGTTAGCTGCTTCATAAAAGTTACCGCCGAAGTAAAGTTGCTGGCAACGTATCCGCAGCATGATGCGGTAGTCTTGTGGTTCGAACACGATTTACTTTGCCAAGTTAATTTATCGTATATTTTACATTGGTTTGCGCAACACGATTCAGAATCCACACCGCTTAGTTTAGTGTGCATTGGGGAGCATCCGGATAAACCCAACTTTAAGGGTTTGGGAGAACTGGTGCCCTTCAACTTGCGACCTTGTTTCCAGCTCGCCAAGTACTTTCGTTAG
- a CDS encoding IS5 family transposase: MLPSPTIPAKDRYKVKNWKAYTSSLVQRGSLTLWLEDSVLRAWREIDPSQKVVGECLYADCVIQCCLLLGQVYHQPLRQTTGFVSSLLAMLGYKDYAVPDYTTLCRRQSCLPVEVSKALARNRKLAIALDSTGLKVYGEGEWKVRKHGASKHRTWRKLHIGIAVDTQEIVFVALTTNGEDDAVVAGKLLQGKTAQLSSFIGDGAYDDFKLRELLAGGIKQIIPPSKDAVVHKGTQKKPVPEYLRQRNEAVEYRQEHDRKAWKIQAGYHRRSLNEVAMFRYKTTFSAQMRTRKIENQKTEVELKCKILNIYRHQGMPLAYLVA, from the coding sequence ATGTTACCATCGCCTACAATCCCGGCTAAAGATAGGTATAAAGTTAAAAATTGGAAAGCCTATACTAGCAGTTTAGTTCAAAGAGGTAGTTTGACTTTATGGCTGGAAGATTCCGTGTTAAGAGCGTGGCGCGAGATTGATCCGAGCCAGAAAGTAGTAGGGGAATGCTTATATGCTGATTGTGTAATCCAATGCTGTTTGTTGTTAGGCCAGGTGTATCATCAGCCGCTGCGGCAGACGACCGGCTTTGTTTCTAGTTTGCTGGCGATGTTAGGCTATAAAGATTATGCCGTACCAGATTATACTACTCTTTGCCGCCGACAAAGCTGCCTGCCAGTAGAAGTAAGTAAAGCATTAGCCCGCAACCGAAAGCTAGCTATTGCGCTCGATTCTACCGGTTTAAAAGTATACGGGGAAGGCGAGTGGAAAGTAAGAAAACACGGGGCTTCCAAGCATAGAACTTGGCGCAAATTGCACATCGGTATTGCTGTTGATACCCAAGAGATCGTTTTTGTGGCGTTGACTACGAATGGGGAAGATGATGCGGTGGTCGCGGGCAAGTTGCTGCAAGGCAAGACTGCTCAGCTGAGTAGTTTTATAGGGGATGGCGCTTATGATGACTTTAAGTTGCGAGAGCTCCTAGCAGGGGGCATTAAGCAAATTATACCCCCGTCCAAAGATGCAGTGGTACATAAAGGTACCCAGAAGAAGCCGGTACCAGAATACCTACGGCAGCGCAATGAGGCAGTCGAATATAGGCAAGAGCACGATCGAAAAGCCTGGAAAATCCAAGCTGGCTATCATCGCCGAAGTTTAAATGAGGTAGCTATGTTTCGCTACAAAACTACTTTCTCCGCCCAGATGAGGACCCGGAAAATAGAAAATCAGAAAACAGAAGTAGAACTAAAATGTAAAATCTTAAACATCTATCGCCACCAGGGAATGCCTCTGGCCTACCTAGTAGCTTAG
- a CDS encoding acetate/propionate family kinase, translated as MNIFVVNAGSSSIKYQLFRMPSEKPICSGLVERIGLEDAVITHQIFTGAEEKTIRRNLDLPDHAAGLQEVGQLLADPESGVIQDPAEIDVVGHRVVHGGESFAATVIITPEVKAEIKKLFPLAPLHNPSNYLGIEVAEKTFRRSWQVAVFDTAFHQTLPEYAFRYALPEAFYTDLGIRTYGFHGTSHKYVAEQATQFLKNPEARLVTIHLGNGCSMAAVKANRSLDTSMGFGPLSGLVMGTRSGDIDPSVVFHLINQLGYDPEQVNTLLNKRSGMLGLTGYSDMRDITKAIQEGNAAADLAYDLYAYRIKKYLGAYAAVLNGLDAVVFTAGVGENDPEVRARVCRNLDYLSIHLDEEKNKIRSKEPREINQPDSRVKVLVIPTNEELEIAKQCYELLLQTTESSS; from the coding sequence ATGAATATATTTGTTGTAAATGCTGGCAGTAGTTCTATTAAATACCAGCTGTTCCGGATGCCTTCCGAGAAGCCGATTTGTAGCGGGTTGGTAGAAAGAATTGGTTTAGAAGATGCCGTTATTACGCACCAAATATTTACCGGTGCCGAGGAAAAAACGATTCGCCGCAACTTAGACTTGCCCGATCATGCCGCTGGTTTACAGGAAGTAGGTCAGTTGCTGGCCGATCCAGAATCCGGGGTTATTCAGGATCCGGCTGAAATTGATGTGGTAGGGCACCGGGTGGTACACGGCGGCGAAAGCTTTGCGGCGACCGTTATTATTACCCCAGAGGTAAAAGCCGAAATTAAAAAATTGTTTCCGCTAGCCCCTTTGCACAACCCCTCGAACTACCTGGGCATTGAAGTAGCCGAGAAAACGTTTAGAAGATCCTGGCAGGTAGCCGTTTTCGATACTGCTTTTCACCAAACTTTGCCCGAATACGCTTTTCGCTACGCCCTGCCCGAAGCTTTTTACACCGATTTAGGCATCCGGACTTACGGGTTTCATGGCACCAGTCATAAGTACGTAGCCGAGCAGGCCACCCAATTTTTAAAAAATCCGGAAGCCAGGTTGGTTACCATTCACCTGGGCAATGGTTGCAGCATGGCCGCGGTGAAAGCTAATCGATCACTGGATACCAGCATGGGTTTTGGGCCTTTAAGCGGTTTAGTAATGGGTACCCGATCCGGTGATATTGATCCATCGGTCGTTTTTCATTTGATAAATCAGTTGGGCTACGACCCGGAACAGGTAAATACTTTACTCAACAAACGTAGCGGCATGTTGGGTTTAACCGGCTACAGCGACATGCGCGATATTACCAAAGCTATTCAGGAAGGCAATGCTGCCGCTGATTTGGCGTATGATTTGTACGCGTACCGCATTAAAAAATACCTAGGCGCTTATGCGGCCGTGTTAAACGGTTTAGATGCCGTAGTATTTACCGCCGGCGTAGGAGAGAACGACCCCGAAGTACGCGCCCGCGTGTGCCGCAACCTAGATTACCTGAGCATACACCTGGACGAAGAAAAAAATAAAATCCGCAGCAAAGAACCACGCGAAATCAATCAACCAGACTCTCGGGTAAAAGTACTCGTAATCCCGACCAACGAGGAATTGGAAATCGCGAAGCAATGCTATGAGTTATTGCTGCAAACTACTGAAAGTAGCAGTTAA
- the pta gene encoding phosphate acetyltransferase, with translation MTKTIFIASAEPYSGKSMVALGLVNMLLGKAKKIGYFKPIINSSPTNKKDVHIETIVHYFNLPVQYADTFAFTGSEVMRLIEANNQGEIIDTIISKYKQFEENYDFTLVEGTDFTGEGTAFEFDINVTVAKNLGIPVVLVVSGENKTTAQVINSVFTTLRNFEAREVQIIAIIANKVNPAQTDDVRELLHGQLPRELISAVIPEDKSLKNPTMQEIYQILGGKLLFGEQQLSNQVDNFVTGAMQVPNFLKHIKDNVLIVTPGDRGDIIICALQANLSVNYPRIAGIVLTAGSEPEEPILRLIEGLQTVVPIIAVKTGTFQTTTEIGAIKSQISPDNLKKIELAIDTFEKYVDVAALDEKIVTFTAEGITPHMFQYQLVKWAKSQKKHIVLPEGNDDRILRAAARLINQEVVDLTILGNTVDITAAVKRMGLPLDMSRVRIINPAESEYYEEYVQTLYELRKNKNVELEMAYDLMTDVSYFGTMMVYKGHADGMVSGAVHTTLHTIRPALQFVKTKPGVSIVSSVFFMCLPDRVSVFGDCAVNPNPTAEQLAEIAISSAESSQRFGIEPRIALLSYSSGTSGEGTEVEKVRLATEIVKQKRPDLKVEGPIQYDAAVDPEVGKQKLPNSEVAGQASVLIFPDLNTGNNTYKAVQRETGALAIGPMLQGLNKPVNDLSRGCTVDDIFNTVVITAIQSMG, from the coding sequence ATGACAAAAACGATTTTTATTGCGTCAGCAGAGCCCTACAGCGGCAAATCCATGGTGGCGTTGGGTTTGGTAAACATGTTACTGGGCAAGGCCAAAAAGATTGGTTACTTTAAACCCATCATCAATAGCAGTCCGACGAATAAAAAAGACGTGCACATCGAAACCATCGTGCATTATTTTAATTTACCGGTGCAGTACGCCGATACGTTTGCCTTTACCGGCAGCGAAGTGATGCGCTTGATTGAAGCCAATAACCAAGGGGAAATTATTGACACCATTATTAGTAAATACAAGCAGTTCGAAGAAAATTACGATTTTACCCTGGTAGAAGGGACCGATTTTACCGGCGAGGGTACGGCTTTTGAATTTGATATTAACGTAACAGTAGCTAAAAACCTGGGTATTCCGGTGGTGCTGGTGGTATCCGGCGAAAATAAAACGACCGCCCAGGTTATAAATTCGGTATTTACCACGTTGCGGAATTTCGAAGCCCGCGAAGTACAGATTATTGCAATTATCGCTAATAAGGTGAACCCGGCCCAAACTGATGACGTGCGGGAACTATTGCACGGCCAACTACCCCGAGAATTAATTTCGGCGGTAATTCCGGAAGATAAAAGTTTAAAAAACCCGACGATGCAGGAAATTTACCAGATTTTAGGAGGTAAACTCTTGTTCGGGGAGCAGCAACTCAGCAACCAGGTCGATAATTTCGTAACCGGAGCCATGCAGGTGCCTAACTTTCTGAAACACATTAAAGATAATGTACTGATTGTAACGCCCGGCGACCGGGGCGATATTATCATTTGCGCCTTGCAGGCCAACTTATCCGTGAATTACCCGCGCATAGCCGGTATTGTACTGACCGCCGGCTCCGAACCCGAAGAACCAATTCTGCGGCTGATAGAAGGTTTACAAACAGTAGTGCCGATTATCGCGGTAAAAACCGGTACTTTCCAGACCACTACCGAAATTGGGGCCATTAAATCGCAGATAAGCCCGGATAATTTAAAAAAAATTGAGCTGGCCATTGATACTTTTGAAAAATACGTGGACGTAGCCGCCTTGGACGAGAAAATAGTTACGTTTACCGCCGAAGGTATTACGCCGCACATGTTCCAGTACCAATTGGTAAAGTGGGCTAAAAGTCAGAAAAAGCACATTGTGTTGCCCGAGGGTAACGACGACCGGATTTTGCGAGCCGCCGCCCGTTTAATTAACCAGGAAGTGGTAGATTTAACCATTTTGGGGAACACGGTCGATATTACCGCCGCGGTAAAACGCATGGGCTTACCTTTAGATATGAGCCGCGTACGCATTATTAACCCAGCGGAATCCGAATACTACGAAGAATACGTGCAAACCTTGTACGAGCTCCGGAAAAACAAAAACGTAGAGCTCGAAATGGCTTACGATCTGATGACGGATGTGTCGTATTTCGGGACGATGATGGTGTACAAAGGCCACGCCGACGGCATGGTGTCGGGCGCGGTGCACACCACCTTGCACACCATCCGGCCGGCTTTGCAGTTCGTGAAAACCAAGCCGGGTGTTTCTATCGTGTCATCAGTCTTTTTTATGTGTTTGCCCGACCGGGTTTCGGTTTTTGGCGATTGCGCCGTCAATCCCAACCCCACCGCCGAGCAACTGGCCGAGATTGCGATTTCTTCGGCCGAGAGCAGCCAGCGTTTTGGTATTGAGCCCCGCATTGCCCTATTGTCGTATTCGTCGGGTACTTCCGGCGAAGGCACCGAGGTAGAAAAAGTGCGCTTAGCCACCGAAATCGTCAAACAAAAGCGGCCCGATTTAAAAGTAGAAGGACCGATCCAATACGACGCGGCGGTAGACCCGGAAGTAGGGAAACAAAAATTACCAAACTCCGAAGTAGCCGGCCAGGCGAGTGTGTTGATCTTCCCGGATTTAAATACCGGTAACAACACTTACAAAGCCGTGCAACGCGAAACCGGTGCACTAGCCATTGGCCCTATGCTGCAAGGCCTGAACAAACCCGTAAACGATTTAAGCCGCGGCTGCACCGTCGATGATATATTCAATACCGTGGTTATTACCGCTATCCAAAGCATGGGGTAA
- a CDS encoding LytR/AlgR family response regulator transcription factor, producing the protein MSASLMINSPIKCLIIDDDIFSARIIQKFTADTDILELVGTANGGIEAASILRDTSVDVLFLDIEMPDMSGLDLLTTIQNKDLLVIVTSASREYAVEAFEQNVIDYLVKPITYSRFLIAVQKAHERLNQRQQTSAPADFTFVKVEQKLIKIYFADIQYIEALGDYVHIVSNGKKTIVYATLKATVSRFPASKFIRVHRSFIVNIDAITAVEGNNVAISNKFIPIGATYAKSVLQLLSKY; encoded by the coding sequence ATGTCCGCTTCTTTGATGATTAATTCTCCAATTAAATGCCTAATTATAGACGACGATATTTTTTCGGCTAGAATTATTCAAAAATTTACGGCGGATACAGATATTCTGGAGTTAGTAGGTACGGCCAACGGGGGAATTGAAGCAGCTAGTATTTTACGGGATACGTCCGTGGATGTCTTATTCTTAGATATAGAAATGCCGGACATGTCGGGCTTGGATTTGCTTACTACCATCCAGAATAAAGATTTACTGGTAATTGTTACCAGTGCCAGCCGCGAATACGCCGTAGAAGCTTTTGAGCAAAATGTTATTGATTATCTGGTAAAACCTATTACGTACTCCCGTTTTTTAATTGCCGTTCAAAAAGCGCACGAGCGGTTAAACCAACGGCAGCAAACCAGTGCGCCCGCCGATTTCACTTTTGTAAAAGTAGAACAGAAACTCATTAAAATTTACTTTGCCGATATCCAGTACATCGAAGCGCTGGGCGATTACGTGCACATTGTATCGAACGGCAAAAAAACAATTGTATACGCTACTTTAAAAGCCACCGTGAGCCGGTTTCCGGCCAGTAAGTTTATCCGGGTACACCGCTCCTTTATCGTGAATATAGATGCCATTACGGCCGTAGAAGGCAATAATGTAGCTATCAGCAATAAATTTATTCCGATTGGGGCTACTTACGCCAAAAGCGTATTGCAACTGCTGAGCAAATACTAA
- a CDS encoding creatininase family protein → MMPPRPYILSETNWKTVKENRYKIAVLPWGATEAHNYHLPYATDTILAEHVAAEAARLAWEQEAKVMVLPAMAFGVNTGQLDIAFTINLNPATQALVLRDIVDSLSGQNIKKLVILNAHGGNDFRQMIRELQGTCPDMFVSTVNWWRTAKDTDFFEEPGDHAGELETSAVMHIAPDLVLPLSEAGLGKSNKIKLKAHQEGWAWTPRAWTKATNDTGVGNPARSTPEKGERFLAATAANIARYLVELAHADLNNLYEQNQSI, encoded by the coding sequence ATGATGCCGCCCAGACCTTACATCTTAAGCGAAACAAATTGGAAAACGGTAAAAGAAAACCGGTATAAAATAGCGGTTTTACCTTGGGGAGCTACCGAAGCCCACAATTACCACCTGCCTTATGCCACCGATACTATTCTGGCGGAACACGTGGCCGCCGAAGCTGCCCGGTTAGCCTGGGAACAAGAGGCGAAAGTAATGGTACTACCTGCCATGGCTTTTGGCGTAAATACCGGCCAATTAGATATTGCTTTTACTATTAACCTGAACCCAGCCACCCAAGCTTTAGTACTACGCGACATTGTAGATTCGCTTTCGGGGCAAAATATTAAAAAACTGGTGATTTTAAATGCCCACGGAGGTAATGATTTCCGGCAGATGATCCGGGAGTTACAGGGCACTTGCCCGGATATGTTTGTGTCGACGGTAAATTGGTGGCGAACGGCTAAAGACACCGACTTTTTCGAGGAACCCGGCGACCATGCCGGCGAACTTGAAACCAGTGCCGTGATGCATATTGCTCCCGATTTGGTTTTACCTTTATCGGAAGCCGGCTTGGGAAAAAGCAACAAGATAAAATTAAAAGCGCATCAGGAAGGTTGGGCTTGGACTCCCCGGGCCTGGACCAAAGCAACCAACGACACCGGTGTGGGAAACCCAGCTCGCTCTACTCCCGAGAAAGGTGAAAGATTTTTGGCAGCAACGGCCGCTAACATTGCCCGTTATTTAGTAGAACTAGCTCACGCCGATTTAAATAATTTATACGAGCAAAACCAGAGTATTTAG